The sequence AGCTAGAGATAGTTATGAAACTGACggcaaagaagttgttaaacctctTCTGTCCGATGAATGGGAGAATGTTTTTGAAGATCCGGACAAGCTTTTTCGAGGTGGTGTTGATGATGTTCGCTTAGCCTGTCAAAAGTATTGTTTGAAGACTGGGTAACGTGTTACAAAAGTGAAGAATAATCGAGAAAGGTTCATAATGAAATGCAGTGAGGTACCCTGCACTTGGATGATCCATGCAGTCGCTATTGATTCTTCTTGCGATGTTTTTAGGATAAAAAAGTATGTTGGCAGGCACACTTGTGGAGGTGGTGTCAAGATAAGAAGTCCAAAAATATCGAAGAAGCTGGTACACAACCTTATTCATGAATGTGTGATGCACAACCCACTTATCAAGCCCCGGGAAATTGCAGATTACATAAAAGTTGGGGCTGGTGTTAATATCAAATATCACCATGCATATCATGGTTTGGAATTATCACACCATGATACTTTTGGCAAAGATGTAAAGTCTTACTCCGATATGGTTTAGTGGGTTAATtcattgaaagaaaaaaatcctGGATCTTATGTGGATTTTCAGTTTAACTACGCAACTCAAACATTTGAAAGGTTATTCATTGCAATATGCGCTTGTATTGAAGGTTATAAACTTTTTCgaccaatgatttttgttgatgcaacTTTTCTGACCGGGAGATAGAGAGGTACCGTTATAGCTGCAACTTGTCTGAATGGGAATCAAGGCAAGTGCTCTTCTTACGTTTTAATTGTTATTGTTTACAAGTTATTCATTGCTTTTAATTGTTAGGCACTTTTTGAGTATACCATTTATGTACTTCAAATTAACTAGTTTGTTACTAGTATACCATTTATGTACTGAAAATTTATTGTCTCTAACACACACAGAttcatatatgtaagcataaACTGTTTTTTTGTAAACAGTATGGTTTTTATATACTGGTAATTCTTAGTCTATTTTCCAGTTTCAACTAGTATAACGATATAGTTTGTGACAGTATATTATATATGTAATGTTTGCTTTCTGCAGGTTTTTATCCGCTAGCATATGCATTGGTCCCTGGAGAAGATGTTGACAATTGGGATTGGTTTATGCGCAATCTTAAGAACGTTGTTGATGACCGTCCTATCACATTTATGTTTGATCGTGGTGAAGGATTGTTGAGGTCTATTCCTGCTAACTTTCTTAATTCCCATCATGGTTATTGTTACTACCACTTGCAGCAGAGCTTACCAATCAGGAAATCAGATGAGAAGTATACAGAATTTATGGCTTGTTTCAAAAAAGCAACGTATGCTCTCACACCAGCAAGATATGAAGAAGCACTTATGGAAACAGAGTTAATGGGAAGGGATGGGGTTGCTAACTATTGCCGCAATATTCCTAGGGAACGTTGGTCCAGCGTGTTCTTCACTGGGTGTAGATTTGGTCAGACTACATCAAGTGTTGCTGAGTCCTTCAATAATTGGATTCGGAAAGACAAAAGGTTGCCTGCCTGCGCCCTCGTTGACATGATTaggtttgtgtttttttttttggttttattttcattttttttttgttcaaaatttatTACAGGTGCTCTTTGTGTTCCATTCATAGGTTACGCATTATGGAGTTGATGAATGAACGTCGCGAACTGAGTGTTTTGATGGACCCTGAGTTTCTCACTCCTACCTACCAGGCGTTACTTaaagaacatattcaaattggtCGAGTTTGGAATGTTACTCAGTCATCTGATTATGTCTATGAGGTTCATTCACCTAGGTTAGCTTTATCCCCTAAAACAAGTTCTACTGTAGTATATCATACATGTAGCACTGAATCATATAtttgtttttctgtatttgtatGCAGTACTGCATATATGTACTGCTTTCAAGTTATTTGTGCTGAAaagcttttttttcctttttgcgcATCTGCAGGTCTCATACTGTTGATCTACTGA comes from Papaver somniferum cultivar HN1 chromosome 7, ASM357369v1, whole genome shotgun sequence and encodes:
- the LOC113293542 gene encoding uncharacterized protein LOC113293542, which produces MRNLKNVVDDRPITFMFDRGEGLLRSIPANFLNSHHGYCYYHLQQSLPIRKSDEKYTEFMACFKKATYALTPARYEEALMETELMGRDGVANYCRNIPRERWSSVFFTGCRFGQTTSSVAESFNNWIRKDKRLPACALVDMIRLRIMELMNERRELSVLMDPEFLTPTYQALLKEHIQIGRVWNVTQSSDYVYEVHSPRSHTVDLLSKTCTCQRWRVCGFPCYHATTAISAKGDRYVNYIQDYFKVTNFQQLYSIAIRPVPNYNIPEQYKPEDTIFPPHPRVPPGRPKGNRIKNA